Proteins found in one Gigantopelta aegis isolate Gae_Host chromosome 12, Gae_host_genome, whole genome shotgun sequence genomic segment:
- the LOC121386914 gene encoding BTB/POZ domain-containing protein 2-like gives MAAKYSETKSGFADNWQRGKSLIECLRYSLQQKSHCDVTFQVGKDRKSIPAHRLILTLRSRVFEAMLTGPLAEQENIALPDIETDIFEQFLIFLYTDGAILDSKNAIGLLYLSKKYDVTPLEQKCVAYLESSISSHNACVVMEQAHFYDEHDLKVKAMKYICENGNTVLKSPGFTDLCHSCVLEITETDELVASEEKVFEAVNAWSEAECRQQGREITPGNKRSALGKALMNVRYSLLGQTYFVERVSPNNLLTESEENKIFKNFVSPDKSVLPFKKEPRCRAGNLITAEQFENVSEILYTPSSAEYRTVFCVNQTCALQGFSIVSGSFGFSVFVCDEDTGVSVGKTSGGKRTGCLVEFPKQVRIVKHRKYSLVVRFHKGHCVQRGELSDIAEDGNFACRFLNNIPSDYHDHVVLSLVFRV, from the exons ATGGCAGCTAAATATTCTGAAACCAAATCTGGATTTGCCGATAACTGGCAGCGCGGGAAATCTCTCATAGAATGTCTGCGTTATTCACTGCAACAAAAATCTCACTGTGACGTCACGTTCCAGGTCGGGAAAGACAGGAAGTCCATACCAGCTCACAGACTGATATTGACTCTTCGGAGTCGCGTGTTTGAAGCAATGCTAACTGGACCGCTGGCAGAACAAGAGAATATCGCACTGCCGGACATAGAAACAGACATTTTCGAACAGTTCCTCAT ttTCCTATATACCGATGGCGCTATACTTGATTCAAAGAACGCAATCGGACTTTTGTATTTATCCAAAAAATATGACGTAACGCCCCTGGAACAGAAGTGTGTGGCGTATTTGGAGTCATCGATATCGTCACATAACGCCTGCGTCGTGATGGAACAGGCCCATTTCTATGACGAACACGACTTGAAGGTCAAGGCTATGAAATACATCTGTGAAAACGGCAACACAGTTCTAAAATCGCCTGGCTTCACTGATCTGTGTCACTCGTGTGTTCTCGAGATCACGGAAACAGACGAACTGGTCGCATCTGAGGAGAAAGTATTTGAAGCCGTGAATGCTTGGAGTGAGGCGGAATGCAGACAACAAGGAAGGGAGATAACCCCTGGTAATAAGAGGAGCGCACTCGGGAAGGCGTTGATGAACGTGAGGTATTCTCTTCTTGGTCAGACATATTTTGTGGAGAGAGTCTCACCAAATAATCTGCTGACAGAAAGCGAAGaaaataaaatcttcaaaaaCTTCGTCTCTCCCGATAAATCTGTTTTACCTTTCAAAAAAGAGCCCAGATGCAGGGCAGGAAACCTTATCACTGCTGAACAGTTTGAAAACGTCAGTGAGATCTTGTATACTCCTTCTTCTGCTGAGTACAGAACTGTTTTTTGTGTTAATCAAACCTGTGCTCTACAAGGCTTTTCCATCGTGAGTGGATCATTTGGATTCAGCGTCTTTGTGTGCGATGAAGATACTGGTGTCTCTGTAGGTAAGACAAGTGGTGGAAAGAGAACAGGCTGTCTTGTTGAGTTCCCGAAACAAGTCAGGATTGTCAAACACAGAAAATACAGTCTAGTTGTTAGGTTTCATAAAGGACATTGTGTCCAGCGTGGTGAATTAAGCGACATAGCAGAAGATGGAAACTTTGCCTGCCGCTTCTTAAATAACATCCCAAGCGATTATCATGATCATGTGGTACTGAGCTTAGTCTTTCgagtttaa